CATGGTAAGCGGAGGAAATCTCTTGATtattttatcttcttctttttgggCTCTCCTCTAAAAACATTGTTGGTTGTGTGGAAGAATTCTCGGGAATCCCAAAAGATTTCACTTGCCGAAGTTACAAGCTCTCATAAAAGGACCCGCTTTACCACTCGCTTATCGTACGCTGCGGTTATGAAGAAGAAGGGGGACAAATTCGCCTATGATTTCAGTCAAAGATTGAATTTTGGGTTCTTggtgttgttcttcttcttggatGCTGCTACGCTCACCGATTCCCAGAGCTGCAGCTCCGCGGACTTAATCGCCCTGCAACGCTTCTCCAGAGGCTTGGATTCTGGGATTCCGGGATGGAGCCTCAATGCATCTGATTCCGATTGCTGCAGCTGGGATGGTGTTTCTTGTGACAATTCCGGAGTCATTGGAGCTAGAGTTGTTGGATTGGATCTCCGAAATAGGAGCTTGAAAGGGTTCTTGTCTGATTCTTTGGCAGATTTGGTTCTTCTCTCAAGCCTCAACCTTTCCTTTAACTCTCTTCGAGGCACTGTTCCATCAGGGCTCTTCTATATTACCGGACTGAAGCACCTCGACCTCAGCATGAACAAGCTCTCGGGGTCGATTCCTCCGGATTCATTCCTTCCCTCCATCGAAGTCTTCAATATTTCTTATAATGCTTTCAGCGGCAAGCGCCCAATTTTTTTTGGGTCTACGAGGTTGCTGGCTCTCGACATCAGTTTTAATAAGTTCTCCGGTGGCATTGACGCCGCAATCTGCAACTCTTCAGCTCAAATTCAAGTCCTCCGGTTCTCGGCAAACTCATTCTCTGGCGAATTCCCTCCCGGATTCGGCAACTGTGCTTTTCTCGAAGAGCTCTGCGTGGATGTGAATGAGGTGAATGGGACTTTGCCGGACGATTTGTTCAAGTTGTCGTCTTTGAGAAGGCTGCGATTGCAGGGGAATTCGCTCTATGGCTTGCTCAGCTCAAGCATAGGTAATCTCTCCAACCTTGAGCTCTTGGACCTTTCATTTAATTCATTCTCCGGCAGGATCCCCAATGCTTTCCGCGGACTGACAAAACTCAAGTACTTATCTCTTCAGTCCAACAGTTTCAGTGGTCATTTGCCATTCACTTTGTCCAACTTATCACCACTGGTTTTGCTCAACTTGAAGAACAACTTACTCACCGGCGAGATCGCTCTCAATTGCATGGCAATGAATCAGCTTAGCTCCCTCGATCTCGGGACCAACTTCTTCAGTGGCTCCATTCCTCACAATCTGTCTCAGTGTGTGGAGTTGAGGACCCTGAATCTAGCCCGAAACAACCTAACCGGCGAAGTTCCGACCAGTTTCCGGAACCTTGGCTCGCTGTCTTATCTCTCACTTTCTAATAACAGCTTGTCCAACATATATTCTGCCTTGCTGATCCTGCAGGAAGTGCAAAGCCTTACTGGTTTGGCACTCACAAGGAACTTCCATGGCGATGAGAGGATTCCGATGGAGGGAATTCGAGGATTCGGAAAGATACAACTTCTGGCTATAGCAAACTGCGGCCTTTTGGGATCCATTCCACCTTGGTTGTCCAATCTGAGCGAGTTAAATGTTCTAGACCTGTCGTGGAATCATTTGGAAGGGAGTATACCTTCATGGATAGGGACTCTCGAGCACCTCTTCTACTTGGATTTGTCGAATAACTCGCTGAGTGGAGAGATTCCAGTCAGTTTGACACAGATGAAAAGCCTAATATCCGGCAATAGCAGCTCGAGTTTTGGACCCCCAAATGAGGACTTCCCTTTCTTTGTGAAGAAGAACATTAGTGGCCAGGGATTGCAGTATAATCAAGTCGGTAGCTTCCCACCATCCATAATTCTGAGCCAGAACATGCTCGCTGGTCCAGTTTTACCGGGTTTCGGGAACCTCAAGAGGCTCCACGCGCTTGATCTGAAGCAAAATAGGCTGTCAGGGAACATCCCGGATGAGTTATCAGGCATGTCTAGTTTGGAAGCTTTGGATTTGTCACACAACATTCTCAGCGGAACCATTCCTTCCTCACTCACCAAGCTCAGCTTTCTATCGAGTTTCGACGTGGCCTACAACAATCTGTCGGGTCCGATCCCCACAGGAGGCCAGTTTTCGACTTTCTCGACTTCAGATTTTGAGGGCAATCCAGGCCTCTGTGGCTTTCACTCGAAACTCTGTGATTCTGATCAAAGGCACGAGGGGCGGACTGTTCAAAGGAGAAGAAACAAAGGTGTGATCATAGGACTCGCCTCTGGAATTGGACTCGGAacatcttctcttcttgctttcgtCTACTTCCTCGTGTCGAGGAACCACCGCAATCGACAGGATGATGGTCCGAAGGTGGCAGACTATTCCAATTCGAACAATTTCAGTGATTTGGAGGGAGCGGAATCCAGATTGGTGCTTCTGTTTCGTAACATGAACAGCGACAGCGAGTTGAGCATCGGTGACATCTTGAAATCCACCAACCATTTTGATCAATCCAACATCATCGGCTGCGGAGGCTTCGGCCTTGTTTACAAGGCCATCCTTCCCGATGACAGAAAGGTGGCTATCAAGCGCCTTTCCGGCGACTACTTCCAAATGGAGAGGGAATTCCAGGCCGAGATTGAGACGCTTTCGCGAGCTCAACATCGAAACCTTGTGCTTCTTCAAGGATACTGCAAGATTGGCAGCGACAGACTCCTCATCTATTCTTACATGCAAAATGGGAGCTTGGACTACTGGCTTCATGAAAAACCTGACGGCGGCACGATACTGAATTGGCACAGAAGGCTTCAGATCGCACAGGGCTCGGCCAGGGGACTGGCCTACTTGCACCAATCTTGCGACCCACACATCTTGCACCGTGACATCAAGTCTAGCAACATCCTGCTGGATGAGAACTTCGAGGCTCATTTGGCCGACTTCGGGCTCGCGAGGCTGATATTTCCCTACGAGACTCATGTCACCACGGACTTGGTTGGCACATTGGGCTACATTCCTCCCGAGTATGGCCTGTCTTCGGTAGCCACTTTCAAGGGCGATGTGTACAGCTTCGGCGTCGTGCTGCTGGAGCTACTCACCGGTAAACGGCCGGTCGATATGTGCAAGCCGAAAGGGGGGAGGGAGCTGATATCATGGGTGCTTCGGATGAAGGAGGAAAAGAGGGAAGTGGAGGTGTTCGATCCTCAGATTTACGATAAGTCGCTGTTCTACCAACTGATGAAGATGCTTGAGATTGCCTGTGTTTGCCTGAGTGATTCGCCAAAGATGAGGCCTCTGTCAAAGCAGCTAGTGGCATGGCTTGACAGCATTGGCACAGATTAGCAACTCGGAGAAATAAGAGatcctttttttctttctttcttttcttgttcGACCTTTTGTGATCAGGAATGGATTAAGATGTTCGAATAACCCGTGCGTAAATTCTAAGAAGCTTAATTGATCTCCTGCTCACAATGCTCACTTTTACAAAACAGAATTTTACAGATATAGAATTGATGGAAATTTACATCTTAAAAGGAATTACTAGTTTTTCAGTGCTTGagataaattaattattattatgatCTCAGAAGAGAAGTGACAGTTACACATCTGCAAATGTTTTTTATTGATCTCCTGTAACGAACTATTTACTTAAATAATAACTAGTTGCAAAATTCCAACTTGATTTTGACAATTCAACGCTCAAAATTCTCCTCGTAACGTTCATAATTCCCGTCCAGTATGTCCCCTCGGATGAGTATAGTGGTTAGCATATGAAGTGTTATCATCATGATGTTTGaaattcgaatctcgataaagtcgaggtaaatatctcccttatgtgttaatcattattccaaaggttagtagtcacccgtgatttacctcctccgtattgacacTTGGACGAATTGACGAGGACGCTGTGGATGACCGTATTTGTCTTTTACTACCATAATTCCCTTCCAGTACGATAATTTAGTCAATGCAGTGACCCAGGCCAAATTTAAAAGCTACAAATTTAACCATAAATCCAAATAAATGGATAGATCACGATAAAAAAACATTAGTGAAAACAAATCTATCATACTATGATCTATTACTCtacctttatttttttaaataagaatTAATGATTCATCCAAACTTGTGAAGATGAAAATTAGGTATATGGTTGTTACGTTGACAGGATGTAGATCATTCTTTGATCTGTAAGTATAAGAAATGTCAATGTcgagtcagggaaggggtcctagcgttgatcctccgacgctcaaatcagtgatATAAAGAAGAAGACGAAACAACAGTTGTACAAGCGTAAACAGCGAATAATGCGTACTTTCATCGATGTACAGACCCCCTTTTATATAATGCTTTGGTGGATGACCCGTGTGCTTTTCAAGATGTGAGCACGTTTTCCCATTGGTCGCCAATGCGTTTTTCAATTGATCCTGGATACGTTCTCTAATTAATCGTGGGCAAATCCTCCGATTTATTGTCGTATGATCTGTCTGTTGATCATGCCCTATATCGGCAGtactagggatgtaaacgagccgaacaatattaggctcgagctcggctcgtttaagttatattcggactCGAGCTCGGCtagagctcgaatcgagcttggcttgagctcgaatcgagcttgtatcacaaggctcgagctcggctcgttttagaattatcaagctcgcgaacagttcgagctcggcttgttattaatttgattatcaaagttaacgagcctaactcattAAGTGAGCTCGGATtcgtttagagctcattttttgttcgttttaaagctcatttttttGCTCATTTTAAAGTTCGTTTTAGAACTCATTTTTTAGCTCGATTTAAGActcgttttaaggctcattttttttttggctcgcgagcctataaacgaacatgttcacgagctcacgagctgaatatccttaagctcgagctcggctcgataagataaacgaacgaactcgaacaaaCTTTTTACCGAATTAAGCTCCGAATAGCTCACGAactgtttggttcatttacatccctaggcGGTATTATCTCCTAAAAGGATATCCCGAGATAGGTTAACAATCCTGCTGATCGATAGAGCAAGATAGCCGCTTGGCCTAGTACTTCTTCGTTTGGTCAAGTATTTGACTAAGTTACTTTTCCATATGATGACGAGTCTCGATAGTATATTCTCGTTCGACCGAAATAATGTTTCGGTCATCTCAATGCTCCTCTACGTTGTGATGAACTTCTAATGATCTTGACTGCACATGCGCTTCGCTTGATCCATTCCTTTATTGATCGGGCAAAAcatgtctgatcggtccataatGTAGAACTCCACTCAGATATCTTTTGATGGATCCATTGATCTTCTGGTACTGAACTTCTTTATTTTGATCTCCCGGCCCTCCTTTTACCCATAGTTAATGACCCCTTTATCATAATgatataactcttcatctttttTGCAGGGGAAATTGGCAATGTATGGTCTCCTTATACCTACTCTTCAGTCTCGCACATGCATTCAATGCATCATGCAGGAAGTGGTCTTATAACTTGTTTCAGTCAACTCTTCCCAGGCGTCAGTTTTGAGGAAGCGAAGGAAAGAGTCTGCAAAAATGCAACGAAAGGCTCCTGCCTCATTTCTTTCAAAAGAAGCAACAAAGAACAATAAAGAAAGGATAAAGTAAGAAAAATATGAACAAGTTTTTGGCTTTTTTGTCCTTCTCCCCTTCCTTTCTCTGTCCAGGCAAACATGATCaaccatgttttatttgtttattttttacgtACAGTCTGAGCATTCTTATTTCAATCTCTCGAATAAAAAAGATATCCTAATAGTTTTCAGTATCATGGTCAGATTTAAAAAGCCGATGAAAAATTATCTCAATGGCTCATTAATGCAGGGTCTCATTTATTTTCGATTCAGTTTTGTTTGCTGTCATAGGAAATGCATTCGGTGGTCTAGTGCATTAATTGAGTTATGAAAATCACAGTGAATGCCTTTGTTAATCTCTTGCAGAATTTGTAGACATTTCAGTTTTATgagaattaaataataattaataattcatcAAGGACAGGTCTTCAGTTATTTTAAGGTTTTTGCTTGATCAATGGGTAATTTTGCATGTAGTTTCTattgacaaataaatttttacaTGTAGTTTCTATCCATGAAAATCTTTGTTTTCAATCCCCCGTCAAATATCTTTACCTAATTGtctatgatatttttaggtaaaaaaaaatataaaaatcagtataaatcctcttaaattaagtatattaacttagaatctagtatattttttatcaaattgagtacgattcttttttcaccttaaaatatactcgattttgttggatcgaaaagaattttagatatctccacaattgcatgatattgtccactttgggcctaagccctcatggttttgctcttgggctctacccaaaaggtctcatgccaatggagatatctttctcttataaactcatgatcttttccatgtgttttcaatatgggactatgtttgcaaccttgcaaccccaacaatccccccctcaaacaaaggaccatgggcctcccacgtccgatccttgacccaccaggtcttcctgcccctcagtctacccgacctactaggacttcctgcccctcggtccatccgacctactaggacttcctgcccctcggtccacccgacctactaggacttcctgcctggtgtctggtcctcttgatccgaacataggagcccccactttctttattcgaggtcaatattgtactcacatggttcaatcagaccatagctcttgtgcacagtcggcagttaaaccttctggcagtccgggctctgataccaattgttggatcgaaaagaattttagatatctccacaattgcatgatattgtccactttgggcctaagccctcatggttttgctcttgggctctacccaaaaggcctcatgccaatggagatatctttctcttataaacccatgatcttttccatgtgttttcaatatgggacaatgtttgcaaccttgcaaccccaacagattttagtttaatgtgctgaatttaatagaaattttactcatttttagactatttgtatcGAAAAATATGAGGATTAATttctgatccggtagtaagagcgggcccccccttcttgcaaagtcaacgccaagtgaaagtcacaggagcagccgcccatccgaggagagtttggtccgaccggacggacgaccgtagacggccggcccgaccggactgccggccggccgatggaatcgaatacccggatgggtccggccggctcgcacttatggttggaagacaccctgtcaaatcggggttccgacgctcagttaaaaaggtcacggACCGAACTGACCTTTTGACCGGCCACAGTCATtaagcacccctgtttattagtctccacaaagcacaggtaaaccactgcgtatgtccggtcggatgttgagggagctgtccgctcggacgacaagtttggagcaaggaaaaagacccgaggatttctcctctgacaaccggtaggtttcacgtgtgtgtcatgctccaaatcttgtgacaggggattctgctgtcccatcgagggcatgctttgactgtagcgatatgggtcaggtaagttttctgacagccacatacctaggaaaggacagataagctttctgacagtcgcatacctaggaaaggacagaagacacgtatgcacctaggtacgcgtgcccagacccttcatagctctatataaagaacctcaggtttcgccggtgaggtacgtattctgagattttggaagccactttgttcatcgtagcttacctgacttgagcgtcggaggaccgtcgccgggacacccctcccggctcggttttgctgcaggttcaccggagcactcgaggatccagcagggagcgccgcatccccagcgttcgttgactcttggttcgaacaggatcaaattggcgccgtctgtgggaacgcacctgcattcgaacaagaacaatggacgaggctggacgacaacacacggtggcgctttcaactgaagaactcgatgctctggtcgagatgagggccgccaaacttatggagcaaaaacaaaaggcATCAGCCGAAcgaccggagcaacaagcaacatctgcgtctggtggccgaacggacgcacctcaagccaccgtcgcattccaccgggccttatttcgcacccctgaagccgcaccagctcgaagagatagaggctctgacagaaaagggaaagccccccgggcggactcatctcccgagcggatcaattgccaattttcggaggctattctacaagaccctctgcccaagcactacgtggctccgacgatcggcgagtacaatggaacaacagacccggatgatcatctgggtaagttcgataacacaactacgctccatcagtatacagatggagtaaagtgccgagtctttcttacgaccctctcgggatcggctcaacggtggtttcggaggttgccggacggatccatcactagcttcaaggacttccgaacggccttcctccaccacttcgccagcagtcggcgttatcagaagaccagtgtcagcttgtttgccatcaagcaagaaccgagagaatcgcttcgagcttacatccagcgattcaaccaagtggcaatggatatcccaacagccacatcggagacgatgatgaatgccttcacacaaggccttgtagatggggacttcttccggtcgctcatccgaaagccgccccgagattatgatcacatgctgcatcgggccaacgaatacataaacgtggaagaagcacaagccgctcggaaaatggaaactccaaccgagcgtgcacctgttcatgccgagcggaaacagtaCGCCATTCAGCAGCCACCCAAGGGACCGAgagccgaagcaattcgatccccccacgccagatcgtacgtacaagaagtggctgccgctcggcccaagccaaagaagaggtggacccctatgttctgcaccttccaccagacggatacgcacaacacgagggactgtcgaagtcttcccttcgtggtcaATCCCATTCCCAAGAAagtcgaacgacggtctcctcccatcgacaggagacaaaggacccatgaagccgaccggactcgcaccgaaaggcgacatcaacag
This region of Zingiber officinale cultivar Zhangliang chromosome 9A, Zo_v1.1, whole genome shotgun sequence genomic DNA includes:
- the LOC122020154 gene encoding phytosulfokine receptor 1-like, whose product is MNSRESQKISLAEVTSSHKRTRFTTRLSYAAVMKKKGDKFAYDFSQRLNFGFLVLFFFLDAATLTDSQSCSSADLIALQRFSRGLDSGIPGWSLNASDSDCCSWDGVSCDNSGVIGARVVGLDLRNRSLKGFLSDSLADLVLLSSLNLSFNSLRGTVPSGLFYITGLKHLDLSMNKLSGSIPPDSFLPSIEVFNISYNAFSGKRPIFFGSTRLLALDISFNKFSGGIDAAICNSSAQIQVLRFSANSFSGEFPPGFGNCAFLEELCVDVNEVNGTLPDDLFKLSSLRRLRLQGNSLYGLLSSSIGNLSNLELLDLSFNSFSGRIPNAFRGLTKLKYLSLQSNSFSGHLPFTLSNLSPLVLLNLKNNLLTGEIALNCMAMNQLSSLDLGTNFFSGSIPHNLSQCVELRTLNLARNNLTGEVPTSFRNLGSLSYLSLSNNSLSNIYSALLILQEVQSLTGLALTRNFHGDERIPMEGIRGFGKIQLLAIANCGLLGSIPPWLSNLSELNVLDLSWNHLEGSIPSWIGTLEHLFYLDLSNNSLSGEIPVSLTQMKSLISGNSSSSFGPPNEDFPFFVKKNISGQGLQYNQVGSFPPSIILSQNMLAGPVLPGFGNLKRLHALDLKQNRLSGNIPDELSGMSSLEALDLSHNILSGTIPSSLTKLSFLSSFDVAYNNLSGPIPTGGQFSTFSTSDFEGNPGLCGFHSKLCDSDQRHEGRTVQRRRNKGVIIGLASGIGLGTSSLLAFVYFLVSRNHRNRQDDGPKVADYSNSNNFSDLEGAESRLVLLFRNMNSDSELSIGDILKSTNHFDQSNIIGCGGFGLVYKAILPDDRKVAIKRLSGDYFQMEREFQAEIETLSRAQHRNLVLLQGYCKIGSDRLLIYSYMQNGSLDYWLHEKPDGGTILNWHRRLQIAQGSARGLAYLHQSCDPHILHRDIKSSNILLDENFEAHLADFGLARLIFPYETHVTTDLVGTLGYIPPEYGLSSVATFKGDVYSFGVVLLELLTGKRPVDMCKPKGGRELISWVLRMKEEKREVEVFDPQIYDKSLFYQLMKMLEIACVCLSDSPKMRPLSKQLVAWLDSIGTD